In Poecilia reticulata strain Guanapo linkage group LG11, Guppy_female_1.0+MT, whole genome shotgun sequence, the genomic stretch TCAAAAGCACACATATATTTCaatgtgtatttaatgttttgtaggatttattcatttaattaaccaaaaaatatatatatatatactaattgtttaattcaaaatttcaagtaaaatatttattaatgatttttttatttaaaaatgtcttacttCTCTTGCCAAATAGATCATTGATCACATTAAGTTTTTATGGCTAAATAAAGGTTTGTAAacacatatttgtttgtttcattatgtgtgtttccagttttatttaagtGAATGCATTAATAAATCTTTACTCGGCCACTTATAAACACATCTAGTAGCGCCTGCTCCGGGCCTGGATGCACTCTGACCTCTGCCTGTTGTCGTGCAGCTGGAGATGCGTTCGCAGGACGTGCAGCTGGCTGAGACGCTGCTGGGGCTCAACACGGAGATCCAAAGACTGCGCAGGGAGAGCTTTGGGGGGCTGGAGGCGCAAGGGGACGACCAGCCATGAGCCAACCCCACGAGGATGCTTCTCATCTGGGAAGGACTTACAGCTGACGAAGGGAATCCGTGGAGCCAGAAGTAAAGAATCCGACACAACAGAGGAACGCTGAATGCATCGTTTGAACAGAGTAGAGATGCTACATGGACAGTAATGGAGGCAGACAGAGTAACCagggctgcgttcacactgcagcctgaagggACCCTGTTccgatttttttgtcaaatcggatttttttattttattttgtttaatttaatttaatttttttgccgTGGTCGTTCATACTTCCAAATAAATGCGACCTGAATGCGTTCTGCGGTGTGAACGGgcaacgacctgaaagtgtcccgcatgcgcagtagagggcgcaatagcgtcagcgttctcagtgttctgccagccgccataagaagaagaagagctcagtgtttacAGAAGTAAACccggaggctaacggtggagcgtatcgattttaaagttgttgtccaGCCGGAACCAGCATATTAACAACCTAATGCTAATTacagtccgtcatggttgtttttcttcccgcaaAATAGTAACATTTGTTGAGTGTCAGTGGCGTTCAGGTCGGATGGACGCGACCgggacgttaggtcgcatttgaatcggatacgtatcggataccCGAGTGGACTGGGTCGCTTTCGAAAAGCATCtgacctgtgttgttcagactgtcatgaaaagatcagatacaggccgcattaaggcaaaaaaataaataaaaataaaataaaaaattgaatgGTTcgcttcaggctgcagtgtgagcGCAGCCTAAAAGACGCTCTGCACTTCTGCAGGGTTCTTCTGATTCTGAACAGTAAAATCATAATGAATGTGAAGTTGaggaacaataaataaataaatagttaaaagtATTTGTCCCAGCAGCTTTATTGAGCCAATTCACCCAGACTTTCCCTCTTTTATTCAGTCTCTTCTATACTATCATAATTTTAAATAGCAGTTTACAGAAACAAGGTTCTACAATCTCAGTCATTTTAGGCCACAACagtcacacaaaaaacatgGCAACAACCGACCAGAGctatctttttctcttttattttgctttgttggtTTAGGATGTGAGACAGATGAGACTTTCATGATTAAATGTTCTTTGTCACTTTTACAAAATGCAAGCTAACTGTGCacatatttagaaaattaagGCACAGAGCTTCTCCTGTGGGTCATTTTTCCAGCTGAATAAAAAGTTTGATTCATCTTCTGACGGAAGAATAAATTTCTGCTTCCTCCGTCGCTATCAGAGTCCCAGCAGCTGCCCTCTTCATCCgtgtcctcctcttcctcctcggaCAGCTCCTGCTTCAGCTCCTGGATGCCAGAATGAAGCTCCATCAGCTGCCGGATCAGCGCTTGGTCCTGGGAACGCATCTCCATCTGAACATAAAACACATGTTTAGGTCAGACTTGTGGATTAAAAGCGGGGGAACTGGACTTCTTCTCAATCAAACTGACCATGTCCTTCCTGCGTTATTCCGCTCTAATAAAATCAAATCGTGGCTTTCTCCCGTTTACTCGGATTCCTTCCGGTGGAATTTCAACCTGGCCAATCAGCGAAGAGAAGAACTCGAGAACGATGACGTCGATTTTTTTGCGTTGTTTTGGAAATGTAGTCTGCTTGTAGTTTTAGCCAAAGACATAAATACGTATATGATGTCTATGGTTTTAGCAATaacagcggaggaagtgaacgaagccgttcagttgatgttggcctctaattactgaaatatcattaacagccatcttgtttggaTCGgcacttttttcttctcacagTGGATGATCGTTGCttctatggagctaaattggagCCATAAAGTTGgtccaaaagaaaagaaaattcagtctgaaagaaaaaaagatttgaaactggaaaaaaaaatttaaactggaaaaacaGGCcgcaaaactgaagaaaatgttgaaaactactttttgagttccagatttttttttttttttttttagtttcaaaacgTTTTAGTTTCTAGacaattttcagtttcaatttttttcaattgcaaattttgtcactttcaaaataatttttcactttcaaataaTTCTTGTTCAGTTTCAagctatttttatatttcaaaactttttttggattttcaaacttttgtcagtttcagaaCTTTTATTCAGCTTCAACCTTTGCtatatttcaaaacttttttttattttcaaactttattcagtttcatgcttttttcagtttcaattttctttcttttgaacaaactttatggccccaatttaaCTACATAGAATTGTGGTCTAGTCTATTcctggtaagcttcatagcgttgAACTGGTGCATTACATACATCACGGACAAACGGTTTTTACCAGGCTtcgatgaaaatgtttttgttttttgttggtggATTTTCTGTGCAAACTGCAGCATTTGAACCATCTCTCctttcaaatgtaaatttaacTTCTTCATCTAATTACATCCACTGTAAAATGCGATTTCCCGAGCTTCACCAAATCCAAGTTTGCTTTCAAGGATTCAGGAATGTCTTGAACAAAAACCCCGGCGGGCCgatctgcatttcttttctgtgttaatTACGGCTCTAGTCGCAGAGTCCGTGCTCCGGCTGAAAGATGCCGGTCTTATTGCCTTTGTCAGAAACTCAACGACTCACAGATGAAACATGAACTTTCCTAGTGGAGACGGGGGCCTGCTGGGCTCCAACTCATTATGCCAAACGCTGGTCCCTTTCACActgtcactgtgtgtgtgtgtgtgtgtgtgtgtgtgtgtgtgtgtgtgtgtgcgtgcgtgtgtgtgtgtgtgtgtgtgtgtgagagagagagagaaagagagaaagagctgCTGAGCAAAAAGACTCAATCAAGACGCTTCTTTGTTCCAAAGTTCTTTCACTTGCGGGGAAAATGAAGATCTTAGCATTTAAGCTGGATTTATGATTCAGATGTGCTGCGGGGATAAAGTTCTTCTCTTTTCCTTAGAGGCTAAATTGTAATTTGATCTAAATAATCTTGCTTTTCTCTCATCACAAAGGGTTTATTTATctcatatgtcttttttttatcataatgaGCCAAAATTTGAAGTCTAAACTTCTGTTAATGGCAGGATTTGGTAGCAACtgtagttacatttacttggcTAACTTGGAAAAACTtccttttaggagtattttaaCTATatgctttacttttacttgagtaaaagtattAAGTACTCGCACTTCAGTGAAATTTCTGGATTGGGATTTAAAAACCGActtgttttaaccagaaattcaccagacacagacacacacctgcagtttgtgttaaagtttcataagttttctAACCACAGGTGTGTGTCCGTGTCTGGTGAATCTCTGACACCGAAATTCACCAGatcttaatgtttttcattaagaGTGAGAGTAGCGATGCTTCATAATacaattactcaagtaagagtaaagaagtaaatattaaaaagtctaCTCGTGCACTGAGTAACCGATGAAATGatcacttaatatttaaaaattatatcatCAGACGGATCAAAATATAaggttaagtggaaattttggtatttagAGGACAAAGATCACAATAATttaagtaacaaaacaaaaaagatctggcaaaagaaaaaattttccaaatcagtttttttccataaaaacttatgaaactttaacaaacactgcaggtgtctggtgaatttttgactaaaataaatttattttttcagtggaTAGAAAATCCGGGTATTTTACTGAgtagtaatatttcaaaataaagttactcatgtaaaagtaaaaagtacagcgtagtaaaaaaaacctaaaagtaCATTAGTCTAAAAAGTAACTTGAAACACgaaccaacattttaaagtgtaacGGCGACACTTGGCAAAATAATGTTTCagtgactttgtatttttgtgtatttatgacgtaaagcactttggacgtccttgttgctgaaacctACTATCCAGTTAAACTCGATTGATCGATcgaagtaaatgtaactgagtaaatgtaactcgTTACTCCGCAGCTCCGGTCTTACCAGCTCCGCTCGCAGCCAGGCCAGTGCGCTCCCAATGTCCCACCGGCTGCCGTCCCTTCCGGCCGTGTGCGCCCCTCTCAGGGGCCAGAAGTGGCGTAGTTTGGGTCTGTTCTCCCAAACTGCGCCATCATGAAAGGTTGAAGTATTGCAGGAGAAATCCCGCAGTCTGGTCAGGACCACGTCCATCACGCCAGTCCGGTGAACTCCTCAGCCGGTCTCCACCGGACGGTACTTATGAGGAAATCGctcccttctttctctcttccaaACGTGACCCTTGCTAGTCCTTttagccaaaaagaaaaaagctaaatgtcGTCACCTCACAGGGAAATGTGACTGACGTCGATGCATTGTCCGGTTTTTATCGGATCCGCTCGACGATTAGCGGAGGACGTTGGTGGTTGCCATGACGACGGGGCTTGCGTATCTTCGGGGACAGAGGAAGGGCTTCTTCATTtagctttcttgtttttgtgagGTAAATGTTAAGCACAGCCATGTGTGACTAACTGCTCCCATGCCACCGTCCTGCCTCTCCGCTGCCCGGGGCAACCCAGCGGCGGTCCGCTCGCTTTGGCAACCAAACACACACGACGTCTTTATCGGACCGGACGAACCGAAACAAGCGCCAGAAGCTATTTTTAGACTTCCACTGGTTCCACTTTTAGACATACAGAAAAGAGCAACTGAACCAACTTTcaaatagagtaaaaaaaacgacaacaaaaaagacTAATTGTGTGAATGTGTCATGGTGTTAATGTTGCGCTTAAAACGGATGAGGATTTGTGACGTGCGATGACGTGTTAGGGTCATTGATCTGGTAATCTTAAGCCCATGCTGGCCTTCAACAACTATTAAGGGTCTGTTCCCAATATGGTTGTGACTTTGACATCAAATATAATGCTAAGAAAAGCAATGTTATGATTGTTAGAAGTAGGGCAGATAAGCATCTGATAACCCCTGACTTCTCTTTATCTGGCATTGTCCTCAACAGAtgcaatgaaattaaatatttgggaCATTACATAACTGATGACCTGTCTGATGATTGTGACATTCGTAGGCAGTATTGTATGATGTATGCACAAGCTAATACTTTGGTCAGAAAGTTTAGTATGTGTTCATCCTCTGTGAGGATCAGCGCTGTGAAGATAgctctttttaaagctttttgcacTTCACTTTACACGGCCCACCATCTGTGGCGAAGATACAACAAAAGTAGCCGGCAAAAACTTTATGTGGCCTACAATGACGGCATGAGGCTCCTACTCAGAGTGCCTAGATGGAGCAGTGCTGGCCATATGTTTGTACATAATGATGTTCCCACATGTGCAGCTGTGCTCAGGAATCTCATGTATAGATGTATGTGTAGATTTTCTGtgtcatgcaataatataattgcaattttagtaaatcctgtttttagtacagtgagatttttctcaagattgtggaaacattggtgtcatcatttatttgtgactcagtgaatgtcatgtttttattttattatttttctcttattttgtttttaccttttttatggacctttttggtctggaataaagattgattgattgattgaatatGGGACTATATTGCCTTCAAAACAACTCAGATATTTTTAGATTAGTGTGAAACACTTTCTAGATTAAAACCTGTAATTTTCTTAAccttacaagaaaaacaacttttgagattattttcagaaagtttcTAGAAACAAATGGAAATCTCTGAGCTCTACAAATCGAACATTTGCAAgaataaaactgatatttttgaaaacattttgagaaagttttgacatttctgaactctgaaagaaaaaaaaaaacctcaaaattttCTGGAAATATCCTGGGAATTTTTAAGCCCCAAAAGTTGAAagattgtgaaataaaaactctgaaatttttagattaatctcataaatcttcctggaaaaataaataaattctgagcTCCAAAGgctgaaaatttgcaagaaaagaACTCGAAATCTcgagcttaattaaaaaaaaattgtatcaaGCATTTCTAAAATCATTCTTACTCAGCTGCAAATGTGTTGGTCTGATCMtgctatttttaaaattaaaaaaaaaagttatcctTATGTTGCCAGTTCCCCCGTTGTCTTCTAttcttatttttgatgttttcatatttttacctCAGTTTGTCTATGCTGTAGACACTTCCTCACTGAGGGgacaataaataacatttcttttcttttctattctatctcatttgaaaatattaaatcataaCGGTTTCCTTTAGTATATAACTCAGTGTCGCCCTCTTGTGTTAATTTCGGGAACAAATGAGTTTCAGATGAGAGGTGACCAAACcaaacattaacaaaatattatattacAGCATCAGCTGTTATCAGTCTTCACAATAAAGATTGTTGTTTGcactttgaatattttaatatttatggtGAAACGTCATATCAAGTGTTATTTTCAGTGTGTAAATCTGAGTAATTGACTGGACATATAGTTGAAATAGTTTCTATTTCTATTATATTCTGTTCTAttgtcagaataaataaataagtgaataGATTTATGGWCTGTGGTGAAATTGAAGCATTGTTTTAGGCCCCTGGTGGTTTGGAGGCTTAGTTGCTTAGTTTTGGGTGAGTGTGTTTCaagatcaatcaatcagtcaatcaacaCTAGTTAATCACTCAATCAATGTTTGATTCAATGATTGAATCAAACATTGATTGAATAAGTCAATCAATGTCTCAGCTCCAGCTGATCAAAacctaaatgtttgtttgaaaatcagatttaatttaaCTCATTTAAGTTTCTGTTCATCTTGTTTTGATCgcaatgaaaagaaatgaattacatttcatgtttatatttctcatttctgtttattatttataattctgGTGATTAATGATGCGCcccccaaacaaaaacaagaaacaccTCAactaaaatccaaacatttcGCAGCaggaaagctgtttttttttttgtttgtttgtttttcacagaacaATACCCATGACTTCCACCAGCAGAgttaatctgaaataaatttgactCCGGTTTGGGGATCCGCGGATGAACCATGTGATTCCGCACGAGGAATCCGCGGCACACGGCACTTCCAGCGGGTTGCGTAACCCCCGCAGTgtcggctgctgctgctgctgcggggCGCTGCGTGAAGCGGGCAGAGTTTGGGCCGCTGCCGCAATCACCAGTTTCTCCACTTTAAGAAAGAGTCAACTTAGTTGCACAAGTGTTTCCACTGGCTGTTTTTGTCGCAATGAGCTTTCAACTTCTGCATCCTCCCAACGTCGAACCGCCACCTCTCCCCACCCCCCTCCCTCTTCAGACGGGTTGCAATTTGCACACGGCTGCGTTGGTTATTTGCACTAATTATAATGTAGGATGGGTGCAAATATTCGCAATCGGCGTGTGGAGAACCAGCAAAGCTTCAGCCAGAGGAAAGCGGATCTGAATCTgtgaaaggttttcttttgtccACTGGAAATTGGTGTTTGATATTTTCCTCCAGTGATGTTCAAAAGCAAGGATCCAGAGCGACGGCACATTTTGGCAGAACACAGCAAAGCGTACTCCCTCCCGGGAAGGTGAGGcgaacttttattttgtattgaatATCGGTGATTTCTACAaagtaaaaactgcaaaaagaggCGATTTCTCACtcgtttttaatttttattttcgtGTTCTACTAATGTGGGATCTGTGCGCAAACCTGCATTTAATTATCCTAAATTAGCTTATTGATCAACCGATTTATTCGATCACTTTTGATTAGGGGAAATTATCATTCAGATTTAAGGGCTGAGAGGttgagagttttttttgtttgtttttattttacataattggTCATTTTAATTGTCTCAAACtcataaaactgtaattaagTCAATCTAATAAGCCTAAATATGGATACTTAATAGAAACAACTCtttaaaatctctgaaaaataaagttgcaataACCAGATTTGGTAATATTGCACACCCTCTGACACATACTTTGCTTAAACACCTTCAGGTGAGGTAATTTGAttaataaagcacattttcagcaacaaggcgatccaaagtgctttacatgagttggAAGAAGTACGAACACAATAACAAAAGAGAAGCTAGAGAAAAATAAGTATAAAAAGTTTACAAAGAGGTAAAAGTGTAGACTAGTGATGGGCTATGTGAATCCAGGCTTCGAGGCTtgtaccgagtaaaaagggggcgtgtccgatgaagccccgcttcgaggcttgtgttgtcttgctgaaaaccacgtgactgSCAACAAACGAGGCCTCGCATTGcctgggtcacgtgactgcttcattttgcgtgtcggttttcaaaataaaagcgcgatCAGCCGTGCTGCATCATGGGTATGTTGTCCTTTTGGTCTCGCATCAGAGGAGGATATTTatcttcagtggccaaaataaaatgaacattgaccaacatatttgatgtgtattgatgatggcgctcattaaaatttaatgtttgttatgCTTTTCTCAAttctagattgtttttttataactatatttttgtggttttatgatgtaaatctctttgaactgcattgttgctgaaatgtgctacacaagtAAACTTGGTGGATTGTCTGAAATGGAtccagcaagaggaaaatctctgacatctgggaatactttgagatgatcctcacaataaaattcttcttggATAACAATGATCaacccctccacctcccaatttcttACCTTCTTACCCTCTTTATTTGTTGTCTGATTAGTAAAGATATATCAGTCTTGCacagcaaaaacagatttaatgctATTGCAGAacaaaaattcaacatgtagccaaatataagggatgAGAGCCAATTAGAAATCCCAGAAAAAGCGAACGCCCCAACAGGCATTGCACTCCCGagacattaaaacatcaaatgtctttattgtcaaatcagtctgacataaaagaaaacccaacacaaccactgacattcaacataaaccaggattagattggctaaatcattttaataattaaaacatatgacgattaaatatggtttcattgattctcctgttactaaatataagtttgattaaaactttgtgacaatattgcatttagtagtttttggaagtatgatccacCTGCGTGACAAGtctgttacagtttcaccagcagatgtcactagtgagccATGAAGCATCGAGTACTGAacttttttgcaaagcaaagggctggaaaggttcattgcttcatgaggcttcatttgcccatcacaCATAGACCACTTGCTGCAgtgttgattgtgcaggaggctctgctaatgcttttcaaagatatacaATTGTCACTGTACATCCGTTTGTGGCCATTTTCATGTGGggaaacgttgagttgggggcgtggccagcagcagaatatttggatttaaagtgacaggagccCCTAAAACGGCTCCTTCTATAAGGAGCTCAGAATAGGCAGAATTgagcaaactaa encodes the following:
- the LOC103472888 gene encoding uncharacterized protein LOC103472888 translates to MDVVLTRLRDFSCNTSTFHDGAVWENRPKLRHFWPLRGAHTAGRDGSRWDIGSALAWLRAELMEMRSQDQALIRQLMELHSGIQELKQELSEEEEEDTDEEGSCWDSDSDGGSRNLFFRQKMNQTFYSAGKMTHRRSSVP